A window of the Mus pahari chromosome 1, PAHARI_EIJ_v1.1, whole genome shotgun sequence genome harbors these coding sequences:
- the LOC110322642 gene encoding olfactory receptor 688-like, protein MGIFLCMAIDRYVAICYPLQYPSIVTEAFVIKATLSMLLRNGLLTIPVPVLAAQRQYCSRNEIDHCLCSNLGVISLACDDITVNRFYQLALAWLMGGSDMILVCVSYALIIRSVLRLNSTEAVSKALSTCSSHLILIMFYYTAIVIVSVTHLAGRRVPLIPVLLNVMHIVIPPSLNPMVYALRTQELKVGFRKVFGLSENVSRK, encoded by the exons ATGG GCATTTTCCTATGCATGGCAATAGATAGATATGTAGCCATTTGTTATCCCCTCCAGTATCCTTCCATAGTCACTGAAGCTTTTGTAATCAAAGCCACACTATCCATGCTGCTCAGGAATGGCCTGTTAACCATCCCAGTGCCTGTACTAGCTGCCCAGAGACAGTACTGCTCCAGGAATGAAATAGATCACTGCCTTTGCTCTAACTTGGGGGTCATTAGTCTGGCCTGTGATGATATCACTGTTAACAGGTTCTACCAGTTGGCATTGGCCTGGCTTATGGGTGGAAGTGACATGATTCTGGTCTGTGTTTCCTATGCTTTGATTATTCGCTCAGTGCTAAGGCTCAATTCCACTGAGGCAGTATCTAAGGCCCTCAGTACCTGCAGCTCCCACCTCATCCTCATTATGTTTTACTACACAGCTATTGTTATAGTATCTGTCACTCACCTAGCAGGAAGAAGGGTTCCCCTCATCCCTGTTCTCCTCAATGTGATGCATATTGTCATCCCNCCATCCCTTAACCCCATGGTATATGCCCTTAGGACCCAGGAGCTGAAAGTGGGCTTCCGGAAGGTTTTTGGCCTGAGTGAGAATGTGTCTAGGAAGTAA